AAAGCTGAAAAAAATGACTCGAAAGATAACATCAGCGTTATCGTCGTCGACTTAAAGGCGGGTGAATAGTAATGGAAGGAAACATCATTTCAGATCGTTATCGCCTTAAAAAATATTTAGGCGGTGGGATGAGTTCAGTTTATTTGGCCGATGATATTATATTAGACCGTGAAGTCGTCGTAAAATTGATAAAATCAGATCCGTATAACAAAGAAAAGATGATGCAACGCTTCCAGCGTGAAGTACAAAACACAACACGATTAAACCACCCAAACATCGTTACAGTGATCGACGTCGATGATACGAGTGAATACCACGTACTTGTCACGGAATACATTAAAGGTCCGAACTTAAAACAATATATCGATGAAAATAAGCCGCTACCATATGATAAAATCGTAGAACTGTCACTTATGACGCTTCGTGGTATCGAACACGCGCATAACCGTGGAATTATCCATAGAGATATTAAGCCGCAAAATATTTTAATCGATGAAGATGGTCAGTTAGAAATTACGGACTTTGGTATCGCGAAAGCTTTATCTGAAACAAGACTTACTGAAACGAACCAAGTGATGGGTTCTGTTCAGTACATTGCACCAGAACAAGCAAAAGGAAAGCATGCGGATGAACGTGCGGACCTTTACAGCTTTGGAATCATGTTATACGAAATGATTACGGGAGAATTACCGTTCCAAGCTGAAACTCAAGTATCCGTAGCGCTTCAACATATACAGTCACCAATGCCAAACATCGACGATAAGCGTGAAGGTGTACCACTAGGACTTAAAAACATCGTCTATAAGTGTACCGAAAAGGAACCGAACGACCGTTATAGTGACGCGTCAGAAGTAATTCGTGATTTACTTGACTACAAAAATATGACACATGCGTATAAAGCGAATAATGAACCTAAAAAAGTCGATAAGGACAAAGTGAAAGTAGCACCTGTTGCACCAGTTCCGGTAAAACCTAAGAACAAAAAGCCAGAACAGACAGAACCACCAAAAGAAGAGACTAAAAAGAAACGTCGTATATGGCCGATTATCGTAATACTATTACTGCTTTTAATCGGTGGTAGTGCACTAGGTGCATTATTCTTAAAATCGACACCGAAAGAAGTCACTGTAGAAAACGTTCAAGGTATGCATGTTGACGAAGCAGTTCAAAAATTCGAAGAAGCAGGCCTCGTGATCGGTGATATTACACGTGAACATAACGAAAAGATTGAAAAAGATCACGTCATTAATACGTCTCCAAAATCCGGTGCTATCTTAAAAGAAGGAGACACGATCGACTTAAATGTGTCTGACGGTGAACCACCATATGAAATGGAAGACTTTACGAAAAAATCAATCGATGACGTTAAAAAGAAATTAGAAGAACTCGGATTTAATTCTGTTAATATCGAAGAGGAATATTCAAGTGAAATCGATAAAAATAAAGTTATCGAACAATCGATAAAACCAGGCACAAAAATTATTCCAAAAGAAGAATCGATTACGTTAACGGTATCTCAAGGTCCTGAACCGATAGAAATAGAGAACTTCGTCGGAAGACCGTTCGAGGAAGCAAGGCAAGTCCTTGAAGGAAACGGATTTATTATAAATAGTGTAAATGAAATTCATAGCGACGAGTACGATGCAGGTATCGTAGTCTCTCAAGATCCAAGTTACGGTGCGTTTTTACCAGGTTCTCCGATTAATTTAACAGTGTCTAAAGGTAAAGCGCCAAAAGAAGCAAAAGAATATCAATTTAAAGTGACGATTCCATTTGGAGAAGATACTTCTAAAGATAAAGACAAGAAAGAAAAAACGAAAAAAGTAAAAGTCTATATCGAAGATAAAACACGAAGCATCGATGACGTCGAGGAAGAGTTTGTGATCTTTGAAGACACACCGTACACGATTAACCTCGTCCTAGAAGAAGGTGAATCCGGTGGTTATCGTATCGAAGTCGATGGTAAAAAAGTGTTAGAAGAAAAAATCAAAAATGATTAAATAAATTTATTGAAATATTGGCGTTTATCAAAAATGTTATTTATAATAAAAAGGAAGACTTCAATTTGGAGGATGAAAACAATGGCGAAAATTAAAAGAGATAAAGGTCTAGATAATACGTTAAAAGTATTTAAACAAGGCTACCTTTATACTACAAATCAAAGAGAACGCCTAGGTGCAGAAGTGTTTGAAACACGTGCACTCGGTGGTAAAAGCTACGTCGTTTTAAGTGGAAAAGAAGGGGCAGAACTATTCTACGATAACGACAAAATCGAACGTGAAGGTGGTTTACCTAAGCGTGTTGTAAACACTTTATTCGGTAAAGGTGCGATCCACACGACAACTGGTAAACAACATATCGACAGAAAAGCGCTATTCATGTCATTAATGACTGAAGGAAACTTAGAGTATGTACGTAAATTAACACGTAACTACTGGAAAGCTAACACAGCGCGTATGGAAGCGATGGGAGACGTTAACGTTTACCACGAATCTATCGTTCTATTAACACGTATTGGTATGCGCTGGGCGGGAGTAACTGCTCCAGAAGAAGAAATCGAAAGAATCGCAGAAGACATGGATATCATGATCGACTCATTCAAAGGTCTCGGTAATGCGTTCAAAGGTTACAAATCATCTAAAGATGCGCGTAAACGTGTTGAAGACTGGTTAGAAGATCAAATCATTAAAACACGTAACGGTGAAATTAATCCTCCAAAAGGCTCATCATTATATGAGTTAGCACACTGGAGAGACTATGAAGGTAATCAAATGGATTCACGTCTTGCAGGTATCGACCTCATGAACACGTTCCGTCCATTAATTGCAATTAACCGTTTCGTATCATACGGTGTACTTGCACTTTACGAACACCCAGAAGCAATTCGTAAAATGAGCACGGTAGAAGATTATCCGTACATGTTCGCTCAAGAAGTAAGAAGATTCTACCCATTCGTTCCATTCTTACCTGGTAAAACGAAAGTAGAAGTGGAACATAAAGGTGTAACGATTCCTAAAGACCAACGTCTCGTTATCGACGTATACGGTACACTACACAGTGAAGAGTTATGGAATCAACCAAACAAATTCATTCCAGAGCGCTTTAAAGACTGGGACGGATCACCATTTGATATGATTCCACAAGGTGGCGGAGACTACTGGACTAACCACCGTTGTGCAGGTGAGTGGATCACAATCATCATCATGGAAGAAACTATGAAATACTTCGCAAACGAAATCACTTGGGACGTTCCAGAGCAAGACTTAACAATCGACTTAAACAGTATCCCTGGTTACATCAACAGCGGTATGGTCATCAACAACGTTAGAGAAAAAGTGGATCGTTTCTAATATATTTCCCTCTAAACAAAAATGTTTAGAGGGATTTTTTATGTTTCTTAAATATAAACGTTTGTTATAATTTATTTAGATGAAAATTTTAGGAGGCATTATGCAAACAGGTAAAATTGTAAAAGCGCTTGCCGGTTTTTATTACGTTAAAAGTGACGGCATAGTATATCAAACAAGAGCGCGTGGAATATTCCGTAAACGTAAAGAGAGTCCGTTAGTTGGAGATATTGTCGATTTTGAAGCGGACAACGTAAAAGAAGGAACGATTACTCATATACATCCACGTAAAAATAGTTTAGTCCGTCCGCAAGTTGCTAACGTCGATCAACTACTCATTACAGTGAGCATAAAAAATCCGGACTTTAGTTTTTATTTAACAGACCGATTTTTAGCATATAGTGAATCTAATCATATTACGCCAATTTTAATCGTTACTAAAAACGATTTAAATGACGATGAAGAATTAATCAAAAAAATAAAAGAAACATATGATATGTATGACGTGTACTTTACAGAAAAAGACACGGTAAATGAATCATTAAAAGATATATTCCCAGATAAGTTATCGGTCCTTGCTGGACAAACGGGTGTCGGGAAAAGTACGTTATTAAATACGTTACTTCCAAACTTAAACTTAGAAACAAATGAAATTAGTGAAAAGCTAAATCGCGGAAAACATACGACACGTCATGTTGAACTGATCGATAAAAACAACGGTCAAATCGCAGACACTCCAGGATTTTCTACGATTGATTTTACACATATCGATAAAGAAGACTTACGTTTTTATTTTAAAGAGTTTAATGACTATTTAGACGACTGTAAATTTAGAGGGTGCGTCCATATTAACGAACCGAAATGCGCCGTAAAAGATGCTGTGAATAATGGTGATATAAAAGAAAGTCGCTACAACAGTTACTTACAAATATACGAAGAAATGACGAATTACAAGGAGAGATATTAATGGTTAAAGTATTACCATCATTATTAGCGAGTGATTTTTTAAATTTAGAAAGTGAAATGAAGAGAATGGAAGAAGCAGGTGCGGATATTTTCCATTTAGATATTATGGATGGACAATTTGTGCCGAATATTTCATACGGTATTCCTGTTTGTGAAGCGATTAGTAAAAAAACGAATATTCCACTAGACGTTCACTTAATGACAGAAGATCCAGAGCAGTTCGTCGAAGAGTTTCGTGATATGGGTGTTGATTATTTATCGTTTCATATTGAAGCAACGCCGCACGCACATCGCTTAATCACGCATATCCAAAACAACAACATGAAAGCAGGCATCGTTTTAAACCCACAAACGCCAGTGAAAGATGTTGAGTATCTGTTAGACATCGTAGACTTCGTTCTCGTCATGACAGTGAATCCAGGATTTGGTGGGCAGTCGTTTATCGAATCTGGTGTTAAAAAGATTGCAGAACTCGATTCTATTCGTACGAGGGAAAATTATGACTATTTAATTGAAGTAGACGGCGGAGTGAACGATGAAACCGCACGCGTGTGCCGTGAAGCGGGTGCAGATTTACTCGTGAGTGGATCGTACTTATTTAAAGCAGATAATACAAAAGAGACGATTGATAAACTTAGAGGTTAATATATGAAAGCTAACGTAGTGATGAGAGAAGTGAGCGTTCCAAAAATTTCTGGAGATTATGTCGGGGTCGACCGCGGAGTGTATCAGTTACTTAAACTTGGTATTACACCGAAATTTTGTTACGGTGATTACGATTCTGTGAACGACGAAGAACGCGACTTCATTGAATCAAAACTTAAAATCCATGCAGTCAATAGTGAAAAGGATTATACGGATAGCGAGCTTGCGTTATTTGATCTTGTCGATAAAGGTTACAAAAAAATCGACGTATACGGTGCATTAGGTGACCGTATTGATCATGAGTTAATGAATATTCAACTACTTTTAAACGAGAAATTTAAAGACGTCGACGTCAGGCTGATCAATGATTTAAATATTATATTTAAAGTTGAAGGTAGTCGTGAACTACAAAATCTCGGATATAAGTACATTTCTTTTATACCAATTTTTAACGACACAGTTTTAAAATTAGTCGGATTTAAGTATGATGGAGAAGTCATTACGTCTATTGGAAGTACGTTAACAGTATCTAATGAATTTGCAAGTGACGTTGCGACGGTTGTAACGAATCTACCAATAATCGCGATTTATTCAAACGACAGAAGTTAGGAGATGAAAGTATGATATTACTTGGTGCACTCGTCAACGGGCTCGCCATTATTATCGGTGGTTCACTCGGGTTAATATTTACTTTTATCCCCGAACATGTGAAAGATTCAATTTTAAAAGCACAAGGACTCGTTATTATTGCGCTCGGAATTCAGATGATTTCTGCTTCAACAGACGTCATTGTTACGCTGTTGAGTTTAATCGTCGGGGTGACAATCGGTGAGTATTTAAAATTAGAAGATAAACTAAACGGTATCGGACATTGGCTCGAATTTAAGCTAGGCGATAAAAACGCAGGAAACATCTCGCAAGGACTCGTCTCTGGAACGATGATATTTATAATCGGAGCGATGTCAATCGTCGGGTCACTCGACGCAGGGATGCGCGGTGACAATACAGTCTTATATACGAAATCATTTATGGATTTCTTTATCGCACTCGTTATGACAACGACATACGGACTCGGTGTCATCATTGCTGGTATTCCTACATTTTTATATGAAGGACTCATTACACTCGGCGCAAAAGGATTTGCGCACTTCATACCAGAAGACGTATTAAAAACGATGACAAAACAAGTCAGCGCAACTGGAGGAGTCATTATCTTTGCGATCGGTTTAAACATGATGAACATCACAAAAACACGTGTCGGAAACATGATCCCAGCGATATTTGTCGCGATGATCGTCATATATATCATGAGTTTCTTTAGATAAGACGAACTATAATTCAGAGTTCGTCTTTTTTCATCTTGTGGCGTGGTGGTTGGGTTGGTTGAGAGCGTAATTGTACACGAAATAGGTAGGGTGTTTACACAAAAGGGATTTGCGTAAAAAGATTTTAAATAATTTAACATAACTTCGATTTCTGTAAACGACCATCTCGTTACGTTGACAATTAAGCGTTTTGCGTTAAACTAACACGAACTCTTTTAACGCTAACAGCATTTGCGTTAAATTAAACCGAAAACGATCTTGCCGCCACTATTTTTTAAGATGAAAAGCTGTTAAACAGCAGCTCGGTTTTTCATCTTGTTAAATTAACGAGGGTATCTTTAACGGAAAGGCCCGTTGCGTGAACGAAATAAATTTAATTTTACACAAGTGCGAAATACGTCAAAGGGTGCCTAGATAATTGCACGCAAAAACTTTAATTGTAAACGAACGCACAACGCTTTTAACACAAATTGGATTTGCGTAAAATTAAACAGAAAACAGTCCTGCCGCCAGCACTTTTTCAGCATAAAAACTGTTTAATAGCGATTCGGTTTTTCATCTTGTTAAATTAACGAAGGTGCCTTTAACGGAAACGCCCGTTGCGTAAACGAAATAAATTTAATTTTACACAAGTGCGAAATACGTCAAAGGGTACCTCGATAATTTTACGCAAGATCTCTAATTGTCAACGAACGCACAACGCTTTTAACACAAATTGGATTTGCGTAAAATTAAACAGAAAACAGTCCTGCCACCGTCACTTTTCCAGCATAAAAACTGCTTAATAGCGACTCGGTTTTTCATCTTGTTAAATTAGCGAGGGTATCTTTAACGGAAACGCCCGTTGCGTGAACGAAATAAATTTAATTTTACACAAGTTCGAAATACGTCAAAGGGTGCCTAGATAATTGCACGCAAAAACTCTAATTGTCAACGAACGCACAACCCTTTTAACACAAATTGTATTTGCGTAAAATTAAACCAAAAATTCAACTAATATAGAAGAATAAAAGCCTACTCCGACCAAAGTCACACATCCAACCTAAAATCTTGCATGTGTATACACAAAAAAAGAGATTTGTACGATTCTATCGCACAAATCTCTTTTATTATTTTAATTATACGCGTTGTACTTTACCAGATTTTAACGCTCTAGCTGAAACCCAAACACGTTTAGGTTTGCCATCTACTAAAATTCTTACTTTGTGTAAGTTAGCACCAAAAGTTCTTTTACTTGCGTTTAGTGCGTGAGAACGGTTGTTACCTGATCTAGCACGACGACCTGTAACGTAACATACTTTAGCCATTCGTCCCACCCCTTCATTGTTTTTAATTGATAATTCTTATCTGCGAATACTATAATATAATACATGAATATCGTTTAAAACACAATAACAAATATAATATCGTTGTATTTAATCATGCTGATTTGAACAGGGGTTGTCAAATAGTGTGTTTAAATCTATAATAAAATGATGAATTAGGAGTGAGTTTATGTCACTAAAAATTAATAATGAACTTGGCACGATTGAAGTGTCTACAGATGTAATCGCAAATATCGCTGGTGGCGTCGTAAGTGAAAGTTACGGCGTTGTTGGTATGGCATCGAAAACATTTAGAGATGGCTTTGCGGAATTACTTGGTAAAGAGAATTACGCACGCGGTGTCGTCGTAGATAATGAAAACGAAAATTTAAAAATTGATTTATATATTATTGTACTTTACGGTGTGAAGATTTCCGAAGTTGCATCGAACGTACAATCTACAGTTAAGTATACGTTAGAAAAAACATTAGGACTAAAAATTGATTCTGTGAATATTCATGTTCAAGGTGTCAGAATCATTGATTCGGATGAGTAGTTAGGGAGGATTTTTAAAAATGAATAAAATAGATGGACAACTCTTTCGCAAGATGATTTTAAATGGTGCGAAAAATTTAAAAAAGCATGCGGAATATGTTGATTCACTGAATGTCTTCCCAGTACCGGATGGAGACACAGGAACGAATATGAAGTTATCTATTGTATCGGGTGCTTCTGAAGTAGAAAACTTAACGAGCAACCACGTCGGTGAAGTTGGGAAACATTTCTCTAAAGGGTTATTAATGGGCGCAAGAGGAAACTCAGGCGTTATTTTATCTCAATTATTTAGAGGGTTTTCTAAACACGTCGAAGAGTTAGCAGAAATCGATCATCATGCATTTAGTGAAGCATTCCAAGCAGGTGTGAAAACTGCATATAAAGCAGTTATGAAACCTGTTGAAGGTACGATTTTAACAGTTGCTAAAGACTCAGGCGCTAAAGCAGAAGAAGTCGCTAAAAACGAAACAGATATCGTTAAAATTATGGAAGCTGTTTTAGAAGAAGCGAAAGAATCTTTAAAACGTACACCAGATCTATTATCAGTTCTAAAAGAAGTGGGCGTTGTCGACTCAGGTGGACAAGGACTCGTATACGTTTATGAAGGATTTTTAAAAGCGTTAAAAGGTGAAGACGTAGAAGAGACGTCAAGCACTTCAGGAGAGCCTGTCAATACAGAAGAGTTCGTAAACGATGAACACGAATTTGATGAGTTTATGTCAGTCGACGATATCGAATTCGGCTTTTGTACAGAATTCATGGTACGTTTCGGTAAAGATAAAAAACCATTCGAAGAAACATCATTTAGAAACGATATGGATAAGTTCGGTGACTCATTACTCGTTATTAACGATGATGAAATCGTAAAAGTTCACGTACACACAGACCATCCAGGTGAAGCACTATCATACGGTGCAGAGTACGGTGAAATCATTAAGATTAAAATCGAAAACATGCGCGAACAGTTTAGAGCGTTAGAAGCTAAACGTGAAGCGAAAAAGAAAAAAGAAAAAATTAAAACGGCAATTATCGCAGTATCAAGTGGGGAAGGTATTGATACCCTCCTTAAGAGTATCGGTGTTACACACTTAATTAGCGGTGGTCAAACGATGAACCCATCAACTGAAGACATCGTCAATATTATTAAAGATGACGACGTCGAAGAAGTTATCATCATGCCGAACAATAAAAATATCATCATGGCAGCAGAACAAGCAGCTGAACTATTAGATGTCGAGGCTGTTGTAATTCCAACACGTTCGATTCCTGAATGTGTGTCTGCAATGTTTACGTTTAATGGAGATGCAAGTCTCGAAGAAAACAAAGAGACGATGATCGACACGATGAACCAAGTGAAAACAGGTCAAGTGACGTATGCAGTAAGAGATACGAAAATCGATGACGTTGAAATTAAAAAAGACGAACATATGGGTATCGTCGATGGGAAAATTATCTCATGTAATAAAGACGTCAAAGTTACACTCGAAAACTTACTTGAAACAATGATCGATGACGATTCAGAAATCGTAACGATCTTTACAGGTGAAGGAAGCGATGAAGCACTCGTTGAAGCACTCGCTGAACAGTTTGAAGAATCGCATGACGTTGAATTTGAAATTCACGACGGTAAACAACCGGTATACAGTTATTTAATTTCTGTAGAGTAATCAATATAGCCACATCGATAATATCGATGTGGTTTTTTAATAAGAGGTGAAATTATGAAATATAATAGTGTGTTTGATATTATCGGGCCTGTGATGATTGGTCCATCAAGTTCTCATACGGCTGGATCAGTTAAAATTGGACAAACAGCACGTAATTTATTTAAACAACAGCCAGACAAAGTCGATATATACTTATACGGTTCATTTAAAGAAACATATAAAGGTCATAAAACAGACGTCGCATTAATCGGAGGAGTGCTCGGGTTTAGTACTGAAGATTCAAGAATTAAAAACGCTTACGAAGAAGCCGAAAAAGCAAATATGCACGTCAAAATCATAGAGATGCCAGAAGAAAAGAGTCACCCGAATACAGCTATTCTCCACTTATTTAAAGGAGACGACACGTTAATGGTTGAAGCTGTGTCAATTGGTGGTGGGATGATTCAAGTCGTCTCTATTAACGACTATCCGATTTCTTTATCTGGTAATTTACATTCGCTACTCGTATTTCATAAAGATAGCTTCGGGACGATTGCGAACGTTACAAGTATTTTAAAAGATGAAGCACTCAACATTGGAACGATGAACGTATCGCGTAAAGAAGTCGGTCAAACTGCGCTTATGACGATAGAAATCGATTCAAAATGTGATGAATCGACAGTGAAGAGAATTGAACAAGTAGAAGGTGTCGAGCGTGTCATAGAATTAAAAGGAAAAGAGGTGTAATAGATGCAAGAGTTTAATAGTATTAACCAACTGATTTCTAGATCAGAAACTGAACAAAAATCAATCGCAGATATTATGATCGCTCAAGAAATGGAAACATCAGGACTATCCTATGACGATATTTATAAGCAGATGGAATACAACTTAGACACGATGGAAAATGCAGTAAAAGAAGGGCTTGAAGGTGTAGAAAGTACGACTGGTCTAACAGGCGGAGACGCAGTAAAAATGAGACGCTATATCGAATCGGGTCGCGGGTTAAGTGGAGATTTAACACTACACGCGATTATGAACGCTGTTTCTACAAATGAAGTGAACGCTGCGATGGGGCAAATTTGTGCAACACCAACTGCAGGGTCTGCGGGTGTCGTTCCAGGTGTATTATTTGCGATGAAAGAAAAATATCCAGAAACAACGCGTGAAGAGATGGTAAAGTTTCTATTTACAGCAGGTGCATTTGGAATGGTCGTCGCGAACAATGCGAGTATTTCAGGTGCTGCAGGTGGATGCCAAGCAGAAGTCGGGAGTGCGTCAGCAATGGCAGCTGCAGCAGTCACTGAAATGGCTGGAGGCACGCCAGAAATGTGTGCACATGCGTTTGCTATCGCACTTAAAAATATGCTCGGTCTTGTCTGTGACCCAGTCGCAGGTCTCGTTGAAGTACCGTGCGTTAAACGTAATGCAGCTGGTGCATCTAACGCACTAACAGCAGCAGATATGGCACTCGCTGGAATAGAATCTAGAATCCCAGCAGACGAAGTCGTCGAAGCGATGTTTAAAATCGGATTAACGATGCCATCACACTTACGTGAAACAGGTCGCGGAGGACTCGCAGCAACTCCGACAGGCGAACGACTGAAAAAAGAGTTAATCGGGTCATAATATGACAGAGCTATATGAAGTGATCACGCCATCTGCTTCTATCGGAACGTTAAAAGGTGTCGGTAAAAAGACCGAAGAAAAATTAAATAGTATTGGTATTCATACGGTGAATGATGTAGTTTTTCATCTGCCGAATTCGTACGTTGACCAAAATCCGACAGACGTGAATTCCGTAAAGTTAGAAGAAGTCATTACAGTGAGTGGTGTCGTAAAAACGGAGCCGACGGTGACGTATTTACGAAAAGGGTTAAACCGGATGAGTTTTCATATGGAAACGAACAACGTCTACATAAAAGTGACGTTTTTTAATCAGGCGTATTTAAAAAAACAAATCGAAGTCGGAGATACGATAAACGTCCACGGTAAATTTAATAAACCAAAACAAGAGATGTCAGGTAGAAGTATTATAAAACCGAACGGCGATACGATGGATATGCGCTATGCGTTAAATAAAGTGATGAATAATAAGACGTTTGGTAATATCGTAAAAGAAGTGTTTCGAACACATATTTTTAATCAAGATTTACCGGAGTATTTAATCAAAAAATATAAACTGATGCCGATTAAACAAACGCTGTATCATCTCCATTTTCCGGATAATATGGATGAACTTCAAAATGCGAGACGTACGATGAAGTTTTATGAACTGTTTATGTTCCAAGTAAAAATCATCGAAAAGCGTAAGCAAGAACGCGTGCCACAAAAAGAATCAATTATAAAATATGATATTGATAAGCTGAAGCGGTTTATCGGTACGTTACCGTTTGAATTGACGAAAGATCAAAAGACAAGTGTGAACGACATTTGTAGAGATTTACTTAGTGAATTTAATATGCACCGTCTGCTGCAAGGGGACGTCGGAAGCGGTAAGACAATCGTCGCTGGAATTTCGGTTTATGCGCTTAAAACTGCTCTTAAACAAAGTGCAATTATGGTGCCGACTGAAGTGCTTGCAAATCAGCATTATGAAAGTTTAGTCGAATCGTTTAACGATGAGCTTACAATCGAGTTATTAACAGGGACGACGACACCGAGTGAAAAACGTCGTATAAAAGAAGCATTAAAAAATGGAGACATCGATTTAATTATCGGGACGCATGCACTTTTTGAAGATGACGTCGTGTTTAAAGATTTAGGGCTCGTCATTATCGACGAACAGCATCGCTTCGGAGTAAATCAGCGAGAGAAATTAATTAAAAAAGCCAAAAGTCGAAACGTATTATATATGACAGCAACACCAATCCCAAGAACGCTATCGATCACAGCATTCGGAGATATGGACGTCTCTCTTATAAAGACGATGCCTGCCGGTAGGTTGCCGATCAAAACATTTTGGAAAAAAGAAAAAGAAATCGATGAAGTACTCGCGTTTATCAAAAAAGAGATGGATGCTGGGCGTAATATTTACGTCGTTGCGCCGTTAATCGAAGAATCAGAAGTACTCGATTTAATGACGACTGAAG
Above is a genomic segment from Nosocomiicoccus massiliensis containing:
- a CDS encoding DAK2 domain-containing protein, which translates into the protein MNKIDGQLFRKMILNGAKNLKKHAEYVDSLNVFPVPDGDTGTNMKLSIVSGASEVENLTSNHVGEVGKHFSKGLLMGARGNSGVILSQLFRGFSKHVEELAEIDHHAFSEAFQAGVKTAYKAVMKPVEGTILTVAKDSGAKAEEVAKNETDIVKIMEAVLEEAKESLKRTPDLLSVLKEVGVVDSGGQGLVYVYEGFLKALKGEDVEETSSTSGEPVNTEEFVNDEHEFDEFMSVDDIEFGFCTEFMVRFGKDKKPFEETSFRNDMDKFGDSLLVINDDEIVKVHVHTDHPGEALSYGAEYGEIIKIKIENMREQFRALEAKREAKKKKEKIKTAIIAVSSGEGIDTLLKSIGVTHLISGGQTMNPSTEDIVNIIKDDDVEEVIIMPNNKNIIMAAEQAAELLDVEAVVIPTRSIPECVSAMFTFNGDASLEENKETMIDTMNQVKTGQVTYAVRDTKIDDVEIKKDEHMGIVDGKIISCNKDVKVTLENLLETMIDDDSEIVTIFTGEGSDEALVEALAEQFEESHDVEFEIHDGKQPVYSYLISVE
- the sdaAB gene encoding L-serine ammonia-lyase, iron-sulfur-dependent subunit beta; this translates as MKYNSVFDIIGPVMIGPSSSHTAGSVKIGQTARNLFKQQPDKVDIYLYGSFKETYKGHKTDVALIGGVLGFSTEDSRIKNAYEEAEKANMHVKIIEMPEEKSHPNTAILHLFKGDDTLMVEAVSIGGGMIQVVSINDYPISLSGNLHSLLVFHKDSFGTIANVTSILKDEALNIGTMNVSRKEVGQTALMTIEIDSKCDESTVKRIEQVEGVERVIELKGKEV
- the sdaAA gene encoding L-serine ammonia-lyase, iron-sulfur-dependent, subunit alpha; this encodes MQEFNSINQLISRSETEQKSIADIMIAQEMETSGLSYDDIYKQMEYNLDTMENAVKEGLEGVESTTGLTGGDAVKMRRYIESGRGLSGDLTLHAIMNAVSTNEVNAAMGQICATPTAGSAGVVPGVLFAMKEKYPETTREEMVKFLFTAGAFGMVVANNASISGAAGGCQAEVGSASAMAAAAVTEMAGGTPEMCAHAFAIALKNMLGLVCDPVAGLVEVPCVKRNAAGASNALTAADMALAGIESRIPADEVVEAMFKIGLTMPSHLRETGRGGLAATPTGERLKKELIGS
- the recG gene encoding ATP-dependent DNA helicase RecG; translated protein: MTELYEVITPSASIGTLKGVGKKTEEKLNSIGIHTVNDVVFHLPNSYVDQNPTDVNSVKLEEVITVSGVVKTEPTVTYLRKGLNRMSFHMETNNVYIKVTFFNQAYLKKQIEVGDTINVHGKFNKPKQEMSGRSIIKPNGDTMDMRYALNKVMNNKTFGNIVKEVFRTHIFNQDLPEYLIKKYKLMPIKQTLYHLHFPDNMDELQNARRTMKFYELFMFQVKIIEKRKQERVPQKESIIKYDIDKLKRFIGTLPFELTKDQKTSVNDICRDLLSEFNMHRLLQGDVGSGKTIVAGISVYALKTALKQSAIMVPTEVLANQHYESLVESFNDELTIELLTGTTTPSEKRRIKEALKNGDIDLIIGTHALFEDDVVFKDLGLVIIDEQHRFGVNQREKLIKKAKSRNVLYMTATPIPRTLSITAFGDMDVSLIKTMPAGRLPIKTFWKKEKEIDEVLAFIKKEMDAGRNIYVVAPLIEESEVLDLMTTEEVYHMFRETFGEDKVELVHGRMKPEEKRKAMARFESLETPILVSTTVIEVGINVKNATVMTIFNAERFGLSTLHQLRGRVGRNDLQSYCILISEGKTEQAQMRMNIMTETTDGFVLSERDLEMRGPGDFFGVRQSGLPEFKVADLVHDYRILEVARSEAIKLFKEQ